CCATATCCACCAGCATCATGTGCTCTGCAACTTCTTTTGGATCAGCAAGAAGTTCTGCAGCTTTTGCCGAATCTTCCTCCGGAGTTTTTCCTCGAGAACGCGTCCCGGCGATGGGAAATGTTTCAATGCGCTCTCCTTCTATTCTTCCCACGAGCTCAGGAGAAGATCCAATAATCTGAATTTTCCCGAATTTCAAAAAATACATATGCGGAGAAGGATTTACTTCTCTCAGCCTTCCGTAAAAATTCAACAAGGACCCATGAATCTCGTATTCAAATTTCCGAGAGGGAACAATTTGAAAAATATTTCCCGATACAATTTCTTCTTTCATTCGTTCCACCATTTTTTCAAATTCTGTATCAGTGCAAGAACTCTTCACATATTTTTGTGTAATTTTTTTGGGAGAGATTTTTTGAGCGAGAAGTTTTTGGATTTGTGAAGACCTATCTTCATGCCACGTGAAATATTCAAGCGCCTGACGTTTTCGATCATACACGAGCCCATCGAGAAAAAGTCCAAAAAGAAAATCCGGAAAATCTCCTTTTTCCGAAGATGTTGGAATACTTGCATCATAAAATCTCGCGCTTTCTGTTCCCAAATATCCGATAAGTCCGCCACGAAATCGTTTTTCTTGAGTAATTCCAGCAAATGGAGCGAAAAGCTGGTCTAATGCCTCCAATGGATTTTTTTCCGAATCAATAAGAAATTCTTTTCCATTTACAAACATTTTTCCCTCTTTTGACGAAATAATCGCATGAGGAGAAAATCCGAGAAAAGAATATTCACTCCATTCATCTTCGCCTAAGGATTCGAGAAAAAAGAAATCTTTTTGAGTACATGCGATTTTTTCAAAAATATCGAGGAGAGAAATGTTTCGAAGAGGAAGTTCTTTTTTCTGAAATCTGAGGGATGAAGGGAAAATTCCGAGTGGAGATGCTTCATCTTCCGATTGAATTTTTCGAGATTCCTGAACAATTTTTCGAAAAATATCTTCAATAAGATTTTCTGAAACTCCGATTTTTTTTGCGAGTTTTCTCCGCTGAGAAAGAAGCTCGACTTCCCTCTCCGGTTGAAAAATTTGAATTCCCTGACTTTTTTTTATTTTCGCAATCTTTTGAACTATCTTGAACCGCTCAGAGATATTCTGAACAATAGCTGCATCAATTCCATCAATTTTTTTGCGAAGCTCTGAAATGTCCACCTTGAAAAAAGAAAGAATACCTGTAATATTTTCGCCAGAAAGAGTAAGCTGTTTCTCGAGAAAATTCAATTTTTCCCTTCAATTCTCGTGATTTTTGTGCTATAATTACTTGAAAACTTTCATTTTTTCATATGGCAGATACTACAAACCCGCCAAATCCATACGATCCTAATGCCCAAACAGGCGGAGGAAACCCGCCTCCACCTCCACCACCCCCGCCGCCTCCACCTCCAGGATACGGATATCCTCCTCAGGGATATGGATATTATCCACCTCCAGGATACGGATATCCTCCACAGCAAGGAGGAGGGCAACCGGGAGCATATTACCCACCACCTCCACCGCCTCCTCCTGGATACGGATATCCTCAAGGAGCATATCCTCCTCCACCTCCAGTTGATGAAGGTCCAATTACTCCAATTGGATCATTTGGTCGCGATGAAAAGAGCTTTAAGACCGGAATCAAAATTCCTACACACAGCTTAACATTTGATGAATTTCTCTTTTTGCGCCTTCTTTCGGGATCTATTTCCCTCACGAAGGATGAAAAACGAAGAATTATCGAGGCAGTCCCAAAGCTGAGCCAATATCAAATTGATGAACTCATTAAGATTTTGGAGGAAGAAAAACGAAAATTCTCTGAGCTCGATGTGAAGCACAAGGAACAGCTCCGAACACTCGAAGAGAAACACGCTCAGGAGTGGGCAGATCTTGAAGTCGAAATGACTCAACCGGCTGCACAGCAGCAAGAAGATGCGCAAGCTGAGCAACTCAGGAAGAATCTTGGGCTTGATAAGAAGAATGATGAAGCAGGCGGGAAGAAGAAGACAGCGTAGGTTTTTCACAATTGAAACAGGAAGGCGCGAATTTCGGTTCGCGCTTTTTTTTGTATTATTTCGTAGGCGCGGCAATGAAACACAATTATTACTCATCAAATAATTCTGCTAATCTTTGTCGTTTCAATGGATGTCGCAACTTGCGTAACGCCTTTGCTTCTATCTGCCTTACCCTTTCTCTGGTGAGATCAAGTCTATCCCCGACCTCTTGAAGAGTCAGGCGATCTTCACTTCCAAAGGCAAATCGAAGTCTAATAACTTCTCGCTCCTGTTCTGTCAGTGTCTCTAGCATTTCTGCCACAGTAATCTCACGTTCCTGCTCAAGAACCAGTTCATCAGGAGGAGTTTCGCACCTCTCTTCAACAAAGTTTTCTATTTTTCCATCATCCTCACCAACTGGATTTTCAAGAGAAAGAGTTTGCCGGCATAATTTAAGAATCTCTCTCACTTCACTAATACTAAGACCCATTTCTGCAGAAAGCTCTTCCTGAGTAGGATCACGTCCGAGTCTCTGGGTGAGTTCTCTCTGTGTTTTGATAATCTTGTTAATCCTCGTCACCATATGGATTGGAATACGAACTGTCCGAGCCTGATCAGCGATCGCCAGGTTAATGGCTTGTCGAATGTGCCATACCGCATAAGTAGCAAATCTTACTTCCCTCTCTGGATCAAAATCTTCTGCCGCCCTCATGAGTCCAATATTTCCTTCATTAATAAGATCTTCGAGAGGTAGTCCAGACCAGGTATATTTTTTTGCAATAGAAATAACAAAACGTAAATTATGTTCCACAAGTTCTCCGACAGAATCTGCCATAGCACATTCCGCCGCCTTTCGTTCTTGTTTATCTAAATTTTCTGCTAATTTTACTTTCCGGGTTTGAATTTCTCTTGCAAGAACTATTTCTTCACCTCGACTCAATAATGGAAACTGAGCAGCATCCCTGAAATAATTTCGTAGCAGATTCGGGTTAGTTTCTGCAGTTTCAATCTCTTCTGGTCGCGATCTCTTCCGTTTTACTTTTTTTGTTTTTGGAGGTGCTTTCTCTTTCGGTTTTCTCTCCGGTCCAAATTTTACTTCAATAATATTTTGACGAATCCATTGAACATTTTCTGAATCTTGTTGTCCTTCATGACCTTCGAGAGCTTCCCTGAACCTCCTTCTAAGTAAAGAAAGCTCATTACTCACGTGTCCCCCACTCGTATTTAATGTAGCAGCTATTTGCCCTCTTGTTTTCCCTTCTAAAAACAAAACTAATAATCTGAGCTCCTTATCGTTTAATTCCACAAGATTTCTAACTGCTTGGAGCTGCTCACCCTGTCGTAATTCTACGACGTTCTCAATTCTGGAAAATGCCTCTCGTTGTCCATCAAGGGACGCCTGACTTGTCTCTGAGTCGCCCATTTTTCCATAAAATTATAGACGCGAATTATAAGTGTTTTTATGAGTTCGTCAATGGTATGTGTGCTGATTCAATCATTCGATTTATCAATTCTCAGAATACTCCGCCAAATTCGTAATTGTCTTCCGCTGTCGACAGAAAAACTTTGACATTATGATGACAGATCGAGTAGCCTTTCCGTCGATGCATATTTTCGGATGAAATGACAAAAAATCTTGTGATTGTGGAGTCGCCTACAAAAGCGAAGCTCCTCCAAAAATTCTTGGGAAGCGATTATACCGTTCTTTCCTCATACGGTCACATTCGTGATCTTCCTTCAAAAAAGTCTGAACTTTCTCTAAAAGAGCAAGCTCTTCCCTATGCAACGCTGGCAATTGATGTTGAAAATAAGTATATGCCACTCTATGTTTCTTCTCCGGAAAAGAAAAAGGTTATTTCTGCACTCAAGGATAAACTCGATGAGAAAACAACTCTTTGGATTGCTTCCGATGAGGATCGCGAAGGAGAAGCCATCGGTTGGCATATTATTGAGGTTTTGAAGCCAAAAAAGGGAAATGCGGTGCGGCGAATTGTGTTTCATGAAATCACAAAATCGGCGATACTCAATGCAATAGAGAATCCGAGAAATCTCGATATGAATCTCGTGAATGCTCAGCAAGCAAGACGAATTCTCGACCGGCTTGTTGGATATGGCCTCTCTCCTCTTCTCTGGAAAAAAATCAGATTTGGGCTTTCTGCGGGTCGAGTACAGAGTGTTGCAGTACGGCTTATTGTTGAACGCGAACGGGAAATAAAAGCGTTTACTCCAGAGGAAAGCTGGTCACTTACAGCGCATTTAGAAAAGAATACAAAACAATTTGAAGCAACATTCCAAAAAATCGATGGAAAAAGGATTGTTCTCAAAAATGAAGCCGAAGCAAAAGCTGTTTTAGAAGCTGTTCATAAACAGCCATTTGTCGTCGATGAAGTGGAAGAAAAGGAAACGAAAAGAAATCCGTCTCCACCATTTACAACTTCAACTCTGCAACAGGAAGCTTCACGAAAGCTTGGGTTTTCGGTAAAAAAGACAATGCAGATCGCGCAACAGCTTTACGAGGGAGTATCTCTTGGGAAGGGAAAGTCGAGTGAAAGCTCCGGACTCATTACGTACATGAGAACAGACTCAGTGAATCTCTCTCAAAAAGCGCTTTCTGATGCAAAATCAGTTATCGAAAAAGAGTATGGAAAAGAATATGGTCTCGAATCTCCGCGAGTGTATAAAACCAAGTCAAAAGGTGCACAAGAAGCACATGAAGCAATTCGTCCGACGGAAATTTCACGAAAGCCAGATGACGTAAAATCATTTTTGACTCCAGACCAAATCAAAATCTATACCCTCATTTGGAAAAGAACGGTCGCCTGCCAAATGGCCGAGGCAAAACTCAAAAATACTGCTGTAGATTTCTTGGTTGAAGGAAAAATTGGAACAAAGAAAATGCATACATTTCGCGCAACAGGACAAGTGATTATCTTCCCCGGATTCATTAAGCTCTATCAAGAAGATCTTGATGATGACAAAAATGAAGAGGGAGAAAATATTCTTCCTCCACTCAAAAAAGGCGAAGTGCTTTATCCGGAAAAAATTGAGCCTCAGCAACATTTTACGAAACCGCCAGCGAGGTATACCGAAGCATCTCTCGTAAAAAAACTCGAAGAAGAAGGCATCGGAAGACCTTCTACATACGCTCCAACAATTTCCACCATCATGGCGAGAGGATATGTTTTAAAAGAAGGAAAAGCACTTTTCCCCTCTGATACTGCATATGTGGTGAACGACTTCCTGTTTCAGCATTTTCCAGAGATTGTGGACATAAAATTTACTGCCCGAATGGAGACTGATCTTGATGCTATTGCGGAAGGCGAACAAAATTACATCACTTTCCTCGACCAATTTTATCCGAATTTCCATAAACAAATTGAACTCAAGAATAAAACCGTTTCTAAGGCGGATGTGGTTATAGAACAAGACGAAAACTTGGAACCCTGTCCAAAATGTGGAAATAAGCTCGTGGTGAAACTTTCGAGATTTGGAAAATTTATTTCCTGTTCTACGTTTCCCAAATGTGAATATTCTCGCCCACTTCAGGTGGATGAGGAAAAGGAGGCAGAAATTAAAGCGCTCAGCGAAAAATTTGCAGGAGAAAAATGTGAAAAATGTGGATCAGATATGATCGTGAAAAGCGGACGATTCGGAGAGTTTCTCGCGTGTTCCAAGTATCCAAAATGTAAAACAACTAAGACGATTGAAAAACAACTGGGGATGAAATGTCCTCAGTGCAAAAAAGGAGAAGTAGTGGAAAAAAGGACACGAAAAGGAAAAGTGTTTTGGGGATGTAACACATATCCAAAATGCGATTACGCCAGCTGGAAGAACCCGAAACAGGAAAAAGATGACTCGAGAGAAGATTAGTTACTTTTTCTCGATGAGAACACTCACCTTTTCCGCAAGTTCCTTTGGAGGACATTCGACCTTTTTAAAATACGCTTTAGCGCCGAGCCCAAGTGCCTTTTGAACGCTCCCACTATCAGAAAGATTACTGTAAATTACAATAGGTATTTTCATGTTTGAACTTTTTCGAATTGCAGAAATGTACTCGTAACCATCTACTTGTGGCATGAGAAGATCAAGCACTACAACGTCAGGTTTCATTTCGACTGTTTGCACAATCCCCTCCATTCCTTCATTGCTCACAACGACATCAAAACCAATCTTTTCGAACGCCCGCACAATTCCCCCTTGCACTTGACTATCATCTTCGACAATCAAAACCTTAGGATGTTGAGTTTTAGTCATAGGAAAATATGGTAACTTGCGAATGATGTTACTGAACCTCGACAGATTTTACAATTGAAATCTTTATTTTTTCCAATCAATTTTAATATTCTTTCAATATTTTTTGCCGAAGAGGCATCACGAAGGGGAAAATTCTTGTTCGAGATGCCATCCAAAATTTATAATCTTTTCCTCTCCGAGTTGTGGACCGAGAATTTGCACTCCTGTTTTTAAATTTCCAATTTTTTCCGTTGGAACAGAAATTCCACAAATGCCGGCAATGCTCGGCGTAACTGTAAAAATATCGGCAAGATACATTTGAAGCGGATCATTTGCCTTTTCTCCAAATTGAAATGGGAGAAATGGAGATACAGGAGTGAGCATCACATCAACTTCTCGAAAAGCGCTTGCATATTCTTGAATAATGAGAGTTCTCACTTTTGCCGCTTTCAGATAGTACGCATCATAATATCCAGCGGAAAGAACATATGTTCCCATCATAATTGCTCTTTTTATTTCCGTACCGAATCCTTCAGATCGAGTTTTTTTATACACACTTTTGAGATCACTGGTGTTTTTCGCCAGATGACCATATCGAATTCCATCATATCTCGCAAAATTTGTTGACGCTTCGGCTTTTGCGAGGAGAAAATACGTAGGGACAGCATATTTTGTGAGCGGAAGCGAAATGGGAACGACAATGGCTCCTTTTTTTCGAAAAACTTCTGCGGCATTTTCTACCACTTTTTTCATTGCTGGATCGAGTCCTTCCGCCTCCAAATATTCACGAATAATTCCTACTTTTTTCCCCGCAATATCTGAGGAAAGATAGTCTGTATATTTGGGAACCGAAACATCAACTGTAGCGGAATCTTTTGGATCTTTTCCCGCAATAACTTCAAGAACTCTTGCCGCATCCTCCACTGATTCAGCAAATGGTCCTATCGTGTCAAAACTTGATGCATACGGAAGAGCACCATATCTCGATACACGACCATACGACGCTTTTATCCCGACAATTCCACAGAAATTTGCTGGCTGACGAACTGAACCTCCAGTGTCGGTTCCGAGAGCAAAAGTACATTCTCCACTCGCAACAGCTGCAGCAGAACCACCGGAAGATCCGCCCGGAACACGAGAAGTATCTTGAGGATTTTTCGTGATTTGATATGCAGAGTATTCAGTGGATGAACCATTTCCAAATTCATCACAGTTTGTTTTCCCAAGAGAAACGTATCCAGCAGCTTTGAGTTTTTTGATTACCGTTGCATCGTACGACGGCACAAAATTTTCGAGGATTTTGGAACAGCCTGTTGTTCGCTCTCCCTTTGTACAAATAAGATCCTTAATCCCTCCAGTGATACCACTCAGTGGCTTCGAAAAATCTTTTTTCGCATCAATTGCTTTTGCTTCTTCAAGAGCTTTTTCTTTTCGAAGCGACAAAAATGCTCCAATTTCTGAATCTTTTTTTTCAATTATGCCGAATCGTTCTTCGACTTCCCGAAGAACTGTTTTCTTTCCCGAGAGGTATTCCGATAAAATTTGTGTAATCGACATAAACATCAGAATTAGAGAGCTGCTTTCACTTGAATTTGGGATTTGTGTATTGGATTTGGAGAAGAAGTGAGAAGTTTTTCTGAATATTCGCAGTTCTCAAAAATATCTTCGCGGAGGACATCATGAAGTCCCGTTACTTGAGCCGTTGGAATAATACCTTCAGTATTCACTTCTTGAAGCGCCTCAAAAAATCCCAAAATTTCTGAGAGCTCTTTAGAATATTTTTCTACTTCCGCTTCAGTAAGTTCTAAATATCCAAGTGTAGCGATTTTTCGAATTTCTTCTGGGAAAATCATGTCGTAAAAAAAACTTGACCAAATTGTACCATAGCTTAAAAAAATGAGAACTCCAGAATGGCAAAAGATTTTCTCTAAAACATGCTTTACGAACTCTCATGGCAGGTGGGATCCGCCGGGGCGGACGACACTCGGGTTTGGCAGGTGGGACAGGGATCGAACCTGCGACACTCGGTTTTGGAGACCGATGCTCTACCAACTGAGCTACCCACCTATGTTGCTCATTCTCCTGGTCGGGGAGACAGGATTCGAACCTGCGACATCACGGTCCCAAACCGTGCACTCTACCAACTGAGCTACTCCCCGAAAATTAAAATACGGTACAGGAAAGAACGCGCCCGAAGTCTAATGTGTTTTCCATTTAGACTCAAGTTCTTTTCCGAGTTTTTTAGAGAATATTTGGAAATGCAAAATCAAAATATACAAATCCAAAGAAGATAAGGCATCCAATAACAATGAGAACAGCATCAATTACGGGCTGCTCTCCTGCATCATCATCACTTTCTTCAGGTGGCGTATTCTCCTCGCGGAGGGAGCCCGCAAGAGAAATGCGGAGACTGACTCCACCATAGAGAAGTGCGAGAAAGGCAAATGGTAAGTCTGCGTATCTCAAAAAAACTTCCGTTTCGTACACAAAAAAATCATTTTTCCAAAAAAGAAATGCTGCAAAAAGAAAAACTCCAAGAGTATAAAAGAGAATCCCTGCCACTTTTTGTACATCTTTTAAAAATCTCATACTAAAGTTGAGTGAACCGTACTTTCATCATCTCAAAAAAAGACGAGTATGTCATCAGAAAAAGACATCATGCCTTCTTAAAATCAAGGAAATAAGTATTTTGCTATTCCATTTCTGAAAACCACTCCCATCGTGATGGCGGCCAAAGAATGACCCGAACAGTTCCAACAATATTTTCGAGCGGAACAAATGGCTCTGGCGTTCCTCGATTAAAAGATGAACCCGTATCAAAAGCCGAACGCGAATCGGAGCTATGGAGACGATTATCCCCTAAA
The Candidatus Peregrinibacteria bacterium genome window above contains:
- a CDS encoding chorismate-binding protein, whose product is MDISELRKKIDGIDAAIVQNISERFKIVQKIAKIKKSQGIQIFQPEREVELLSQRRKLAKKIGVSENLIEDIFRKIVQESRKIQSEDEASPLGIFPSSLRFQKKELPLRNISLLDIFEKIACTQKDFFFLESLGEDEWSEYSFLGFSPHAIISSKEGKMFVNGKEFLIDSEKNPLEALDQLFAPFAGITQEKRFRGGLIGYLGTESARFYDASIPTSSEKGDFPDFLFGLFLDGLVYDRKRQALEYFTWHEDRSSQIQKLLAQKISPKKITQKYVKSSCTDTEFEKMVERMKEEIVSGNIFQIVPSRKFEYEIHGSLLNFYGRLREVNPSPHMYFLKFGKIQIIGSSPELVGRIEGERIETFPIAGTRSRGKTPEEDSAKAAELLADPKEVAEHMMLVDMARNDLGKVCEYGSVEVNRLMSIKKFSHVQHIVSEISGILRKNISALRGIIANFPMGTVCGSPRIEAMKILVREEKVPRGPYGGAVGFWSFSGDATFALAIRSLFVHGEKGFCQAGAGIVYDSVPEFERKEVNKKSQHVREILEEFE
- a CDS encoding sigma-70 family RNA polymerase sigma factor; its protein translation is MGDSETSQASLDGQREAFSRIENVVELRQGEQLQAVRNLVELNDKELRLLVLFLEGKTRGQIAATLNTSGGHVSNELSLLRRRFREALEGHEGQQDSENVQWIRQNIIEVKFGPERKPKEKAPPKTKKVKRKRSRPEEIETAETNPNLLRNYFRDAAQFPLLSRGEEIVLAREIQTRKVKLAENLDKQERKAAECAMADSVGELVEHNLRFVISIAKKYTWSGLPLEDLINEGNIGLMRAAEDFDPEREVRFATYAVWHIRQAINLAIADQARTVRIPIHMVTRINKIIKTQRELTQRLGRDPTQEELSAEMGLSISEVREILKLCRQTLSLENPVGEDDGKIENFVEERCETPPDELVLEQEREITVAEMLETLTEQEREVIRLRFAFGSEDRLTLQEVGDRLDLTRERVRQIEAKALRKLRHPLKRQRLAELFDE
- the topA gene encoding type I DNA topoisomerase; the protein is MTKNLVIVESPTKAKLLQKFLGSDYTVLSSYGHIRDLPSKKSELSLKEQALPYATLAIDVENKYMPLYVSSPEKKKVISALKDKLDEKTTLWIASDEDREGEAIGWHIIEVLKPKKGNAVRRIVFHEITKSAILNAIENPRNLDMNLVNAQQARRILDRLVGYGLSPLLWKKIRFGLSAGRVQSVAVRLIVEREREIKAFTPEESWSLTAHLEKNTKQFEATFQKIDGKRIVLKNEAEAKAVLEAVHKQPFVVDEVEEKETKRNPSPPFTTSTLQQEASRKLGFSVKKTMQIAQQLYEGVSLGKGKSSESSGLITYMRTDSVNLSQKALSDAKSVIEKEYGKEYGLESPRVYKTKSKGAQEAHEAIRPTEISRKPDDVKSFLTPDQIKIYTLIWKRTVACQMAEAKLKNTAVDFLVEGKIGTKKMHTFRATGQVIIFPGFIKLYQEDLDDDKNEEGENILPPLKKGEVLYPEKIEPQQHFTKPPARYTEASLVKKLEEEGIGRPSTYAPTISTIMARGYVLKEGKALFPSDTAYVVNDFLFQHFPEIVDIKFTARMETDLDAIAEGEQNYITFLDQFYPNFHKQIELKNKTVSKADVVIEQDENLEPCPKCGNKLVVKLSRFGKFISCSTFPKCEYSRPLQVDEEKEAEIKALSEKFAGEKCEKCGSDMIVKSGRFGEFLACSKYPKCKTTKTIEKQLGMKCPQCKKGEVVEKRTRKGKVFWGCNTYPKCDYASWKNPKQEKDDSRED
- a CDS encoding response regulator; protein product: MTKTQHPKVLIVEDDSQVQGGIVRAFEKIGFDVVVSNEGMEGIVQTVEMKPDVVVLDLLMPQVDGYEYISAIRKSSNMKIPIVIYSNLSDSGSVQKALGLGAKAYFKKVECPPKELAEKVSVLIEKK
- the gatA gene encoding Asp-tRNA(Asn)/Glu-tRNA(Gln) amidotransferase subunit GatA; translation: MSITQILSEYLSGKKTVLREVEERFGIIEKKDSEIGAFLSLRKEKALEEAKAIDAKKDFSKPLSGITGGIKDLICTKGERTTGCSKILENFVPSYDATVIKKLKAAGYVSLGKTNCDEFGNGSSTEYSAYQITKNPQDTSRVPGGSSGGSAAAVASGECTFALGTDTGGSVRQPANFCGIVGIKASYGRVSRYGALPYASSFDTIGPFAESVEDAARVLEVIAGKDPKDSATVDVSVPKYTDYLSSDIAGKKVGIIREYLEAEGLDPAMKKVVENAAEVFRKKGAIVVPISLPLTKYAVPTYFLLAKAEASTNFARYDGIRYGHLAKNTSDLKSVYKKTRSEGFGTEIKRAIMMGTYVLSAGYYDAYYLKAAKVRTLIIQEYASAFREVDVMLTPVSPFLPFQFGEKANDPLQMYLADIFTVTPSIAGICGISVPTEKIGNLKTGVQILGPQLGEEKIINFGWHLEQEFSPS
- the gatC gene encoding Asp-tRNA(Asn)/Glu-tRNA(Gln) amidotransferase subunit GatC, with product MIFPEEIRKIATLGYLELTEAEVEKYSKELSEILGFFEALQEVNTEGIIPTAQVTGLHDVLREDIFENCEYSEKLLTSSPNPIHKSQIQVKAAL